A segment of the Candidatus Neomarinimicrobiota bacterium genome:
CCCATCTTCTTTTCGGCAGGACCTATCCTGAGACCCGGATTATCAGTTTCGATAATGAACGCGCCGATCCCTTTCTGCTCACCATCCTCAATTACAACGGCCGTTATGGTGAGGATTCCCGCAACACCGGCATTAGTTGTGAAAATCTTGCCACCGTTGATTACCCATTCGTTCCCGTGGAGAACTGCCGTTGTCTTGGTTGCACCGGCATCGCTTCCCGCTTCGGGTTCAGTCAGCCCGAAGGCACCAATTGTTTCACCTGAAGCGAGAGGGGGCAGGTATTTCTTCTTCTGTTCTTCATTTCCTACAAGCAGGATCGGTGTTGTGCCGAGAGAAGTGTGGGCTGCTATGGTAATGGCTGTTGAGGCGCAAACCTTCCCCATCTCGTACACTGCAGTGGCGTAGGCGACGTGATCCATCCCGGCACCACCGTACTGTTCAGGAATGGGAATGCCCATGAGACCGAGATCGACCATCTTGGTCACAATTTCCTCCGGAAAGCGGGAATCGCGGTCGAGCTCTTCGGCGACCGGAGCTACTTCATTGGCTGCGAAATCACGCACCATATCTCTCAGCATTATCTGTTCCTCTGTCAGGAAAAGGTCGTTCATCTCACTGGTATCTTTAACTTTTCGAACGTGAATTCTTTGTATATTAATTTAGGGGTGGCGGAGCAAGGTCACAAATTTATCCGCTCAAGAGGGTCACCAGCGAATGGCGGCGGATGCCCAGGTGAATCCTGACCCGAATGCCGCCAGAATGACAATATCGCCCGACGAAATCTTGCCATCAGCATATGCTTCAGACATAGCGATGGGGATGGAAGCTGCCGTCGTGTTACCGTACTTGTGGATGTTGCTGTAGACTCTGTCCATCCCTACGCCAAGTCGCTTTGCCACAGCCTGACTGATGCGGTAGTTGGCCTGATGAGGGATAATCAGAGCCACGTCGTTCAGAGTGAGACCGTTGTGATCGAGCGCTTCATGAATGACTTCCGGGAAGCGGACAACGGCGTTTTTAAAAACTTCACGGCCGTTCATGTAGGGGACGTGAAGATCTTTATCGATCAACTCTTTGCTGTTGAACGGGTTATACTTGCTTCCGGGAGCTGGCAGCCACAAATCCTTCAGATGTGAGCCGTCGGAGTGGAGGTGAGTTGAGAGTACTCCAGCATCGTCATGGCTGGGCTGAAGAACAACTGCTCCAGCGCCGTCTCCGAAGAGAACAGCCAGATCACGGTGTTCCGTATCGAGTTTGAGGGCAACACTCTGGACCTCAGCACCGATTAGCAAGACATTATCGTGCATCTCGGTGCGGATGAATTGGTCAGCGATGCTCAAACCGTAAATAAATCCGGAGCACGCGGCGCGAACATCAAATGCCCCTATATGTTGCATACCCATCTTTTCCTGTACCATTACGGCACTGCCTGGCATGAAGTAATCTGATGAAATAGTTGCGAATACGATCAGATCGATATCATCGGGAGTGACGCCGGCCATCTCCAGTGCGATCTCCGCTGCCTGAACGCCCAGGTCCGATGCACCCGTCTCTTCGTCGCTTCTCACATGATGTCTTTCCTTAACTCCCGACCGTTCCGTGATCCATTGGTCTGAAGTGTCCATCAGTTTTTCGAGATCGGCGTTCGTCACTACATTTTCCGGTACAGCGTGTCCGATCCCAGTAATGTGTGATTGTCTCATGATTGATTAACTCCGGTTGGTTTAATGTCTCTCACATTCAGTTGAATAGTTTTTCTTCCTTGCCACTCATTTTCCTCAACAACGTATACAAGATCGACAGGATTACCGGTAATAAGATGCTGGTAGTGCTCGGCAAGATTGAAGCCGATGGCATCGTAAGATATTCCATTCTGCCGCGCGGTGAACTTGAGATGATTTCCTTTTCCTACCAGTTTGGGAGTTCCACTGACTTTCACCTCAGTGGAAACAAAAGCCGGCCTCATATTCCCGGGGCCGTAAGGAGAAAGTTTCCGAATGAAATCCATGAATCTTTTATCTATTACATTTAACGACATTTCACCGTCAATGTCAAGTCTGTTCACCAGATCATCGTATGACAGCGTACTGTCAGCTATTTTACGAAATTCTTCCCGGAACGGTTCAAGATTTGCTGCTGATATAGTAAGCCCGGCCGCCATAGGGTGGCCGCCGAAACCGATGAGATGTCGAGCACATCTGGCCAGATTCTGGTACAGGTCGAAACCGCGAATGCTGCGCGCAGATCCCTTCCCCTCATCACCGTCCACGCTGATAATGACCGTCGGTCGACAGAATTCCTCTTTGATTCTGGATGCGACGATGCCGATAATTCCGGAATGCCACCCCTCTTTCCATAACACAATCGCTTTGTCGTTTTCCAGATCTACTTCGTTATTTACCATGAGGATAGCTTCATCGACGATGGTCTGCTGAACGGCCTGTCGTGACCGGTTCTCGTTGTCCAGTGCTCGCGCCAGCTGGGTCGCTTCGAAAAAATCCTCCGTGATGAGCAGCCGTACAGCACGGTTGGCGTCACCCATTCTTCCGGCGGCGTTGATGCGCGGTGCTACCCAGAACAGCAGTCGCCCGACCGTGAGTTCCTTATCAATCAGGTTACTTGTCTCCAGCAAGGCCTTGAGACCCGGGTTGTCCGTCTCCTTGAGCTGCTTAAGCCCGTGATAGGTGATGATTCTGTTTTCGTCTGTTAAAGGGACGATATCCGCTGCGGTGCCCAGCGTGATCAGATCGAGATGCTGATAAGCAACGAAGGGATCCTCATCCAGCACTTCAGCCACTGCCGAAGCCAGCTTGAATGCTACGCCGCCTCCACACAGCCCTTTGAACGGGTATTCGCAGTCGTGCTGTCTTGGATTGAGAATGGCAAAGGCGTCCGGCAGCCGCGGATCCGGTGTATGGTGATCAGTGATGATGACTTCAATATTATGACCCTTAGCATAGTCTACCTCGTCCACCGCATTAATACCGCAATCGCAAGTAATAATCAGAGTTGCTCCTTTCTCAGCAGCGTGGTCTATACCAGTCTTTGAGAGACCGTAGCCCTCATTTTCACGATCGGGAATGTATACAGATACATCCGCTCCCAGTGTCTTCAGGGTCAGAGCGAGCATGGACGAACCGGTTATACCGTCAACATCGTAGTCGCCGAAGATCATGATTGGTTTCCGGTTTTCCATATGATAAGCGACATTTTCGGCCGCTGTATTCATGTTGAGCATACCGAATGGGTCGTGCAAGTCATCGAGGGACGGATCGAAAAACGGTTTTGAATCGGTCAGGGAATTGATTCCCCGGTTGGCCATGACTTTCGCAATGATCTCAGGTGCGTTAAACTCCTTCTGGAGTCTTTGAACGGTTTGCTGATCAGGGGATTTAATGTTCCAGATTGACATGAAAAGAAATAATCAGAGTTGGTCTGTAAGCCGAATTCTGTACCCCGACATCTATGATGTCGGGACGGTGATCATTCATCTGGTTCCGGCCTCGCGGTCGGGATCACGCAACCTACCCGAGAGTCGTAGTGAGGCGGGCTACCTCATGCTCTTCTATTTGATCTTGCACCGGATGGGGTTTACCGAGCTCCCGACGTTGCCGTCGGAACTGGTGGTCTCTTACACCACCGTTTCACCTTTACCCCGATCCGCCGGCAGGCGGATCGGGGTAGTCTACTTTCTGTTGCACTTTCCATGCTCCCCAACTTCCGTTGGTGAACTCCTCCCGTTAGGAGGCATCCTGCCCTGCGGTGTTCGGACTTTCCTCCCCGACATCGCTGACGATATCGAGGCGATCACCCGACCAACTCTGATTTCAAAAAGCGTTAATTAATTCTTAACCGAAAACAGCCAGTTAGTTCCCGGACCAGAAGAGCATGCGCTGACAGGAATTGCATTGAGTTACCCCCTCGCTTCTCCTGATTTCAACAATAGATTGCGATGTGAGGTGGGCGTGACAGCCGCCACACGAGTGGTTGGTGACTGGGACAACAGCTACGCCATTTCTTGCTTGTCGGACACGATCATAAAGCCTCATGTGGCGCATGTCGATATTCGGTAAGATTCCGGTACGTTTGACAGTGAGAGTCTTGTATTCTTTTTCCGTGCTTTGAATTGTCTTTTCCAGTTCCGCTTTCTGCTTTACCAGCTCGGTTGCCGTCTCCTCGTTCTGGGTCTTGTCCAGCTTTAACTGCTCTTCCAGTCCGTCGTGCTCTTCACTCAGTTCAAGTTCCCTTAATTCTTCGTCATCAATCTCTTTCTTCAGGTGGTCGATCTCTGCCATCAGGGCGTCGTACTCCCGGTTGGTCTTGACCAGATAGAGCTGATCCTGCAGCTTTTCTACTTTGGTCTTCCTGTCTGATTCCATCCCCTGAATCTTTCTGATTTCGAGGTCGATTTCCGTCAGTCTCTCTTCACTCCTCTGGATAGAAGCGGCAAGATGATCAATTCTCGCTATCATTTCTTCAACTTTCCTCGGAAGATTACCCTTCAGTTGTTCGAGCTCCATCAGAGCAGAATCAACCTCTTGAAGTTTGATCAGTTCACTAAGAACTCCCATCACCTCTCCTCAATCGTAAAAAAAATGCACCTGAATGGTGCATCAGATAACAGCTTACTTTGAGGGGCTTGGAAGCGAGCCATGATCCAAGTCCTCTCATGGGTTACCGCCTACAACCCCCAACTACAGGGTTTTTCCCGCGGCGTGCCGCTCTATGGGTGGGCATCGGAGTGACTGTTCTCTCTAAGTTCACTTTCATTGTCAGGTTCGGTCCCGACTTGACTCGTCGGCACGGCCTTCCTTTCAGTGGGTTCGGCAGGACTTGAACCTGCGGCCTTTGCGATGTGAGCGCAACGCTCTGACCAACTGAGCTACGAACCCAATCCCTAATTCAATCTTGCGGGAGCGGGCAATGCTTGGCGAATTTAAAAGAATCCTATGGTCGAAACAAGGAGCTGAACGCATTAATTCTCTCTCCCTTGACACATTTGAGATCGTCAACGATATGCTCATCATCAGATGGTCAGATGGGCGGGAAAGCTACATCCAGCCGGCGGCTCTGAGGGACACCTGTCCGTGTGCCGAATGCAGTGGTGAAACAGATGCGCTGGGTAATGTCTATATGGGTTACGGCAGACCAAAATGAGAGGAGGGGTACCGGCTGTCGGAAGTGCGAACCGTGAGGCATTATGCATTGCAACCGTTCTGGCGTGATGGTCACAGTATAGGAATTTACCGATTTGAGCTACTGGGGAAGCTCGGTAATGATGATGTTTAAAGAAAGCTACCGGCTCAGCGGGGTCTCGGATCGGCTGACGCGTAGCGGTAGCTGACGAGAATCTTGTTCATTTCCGGAAAGACGCTCCAGTCCTGGGGTTCGTAGATGATATGTATCCAGCGGTCATCCGGAAATGACCACGTAGCCGTTACAAAATCTTCCTGTCTAAACCTGCTTGCAAGATCTGTCGTTTCCAGAAATTCCTCTTTTCCGTATTCTTGGCGCAGTTTTCTCAGCAGCAGATTCAACCACCTGCGGTGATTATCCAGGTTGTCGCTGTCCGACTTTTGCAGGTCCCATCTTAAGATATAAACCTCATCGATCTGAAAGACGCCTCTTTCAGGTGTCAGGAAGAAACGTAGTTTACTACTCTTAATTTTCACCGATTTTAAGCCGCTAAATTCAACGAGTGTATAACCTTGTCTGCTGATTTCATAAGCCGGGGGATTCTCGAAACGTTTGTTGATCCTTTCCATCACCTGTTGCCTGTTCATCCCGAATTCCACTCCATGTACTCCGGTCAGTGAGTGGATAAAATCTGAACTGCCCTCTTGTTGCTGCGGAAAGATTGAACCGCTGACAAGGATGGCAAAGGTGATGAGACGTATCACGGCTGAGGGTGCACGAGGATTACGTGACTGACTGTTAGTGTGGTTGTATATCGTTGTTAAGAACATCGGCGGGTGGAAGCAACCGTTTTGGACGAGTCACACTCTTTGCTCAATCGAATGCACCGTGGCCAATGGTCAGTGGATCGAGTCCCATTTCACTGAGGACGCTATCCCACAGTCCCTCAGGCTGATCAGTAAACACCAGTTCCGGAATGACGGGATTGAGAAGCCAGTTTCCGAGAGCAATCTCCGCTTCGAGCTGACCGGATGCCCATCCCGCATAACCGATGAAACAGCGGAAGGTGATGCTTTCACTCTGAGTGATGGTTAGTAAGCTTTCAAGACTCTTGCTCATCGCCAGACTGTCAGTAACCCGTTTAGTATCGGGACCCTGATACACTTCGTCGTGAACAACAATGGCCGCTGACGGATCAACAGGTCCTCCCAGGAAGAGACGGTCGTTCCCGCGGCGGCTTGTCTTCAGATTCTTGTTGAGCTCAGATACCGTGTGGTCAGTCGGTTGGTTCAAGACTATGCCGGTACTGCCCTGATTGCTGTTGTCAATAATCAGAACGATGCTTTTGGCGAAGAAGGGACCTACCAGTTGCGGTACCGCCACCAGGAAATGGTTTGACAGAGTCGAACTCACAGTGTTGTAAACATACGGTAGATTGAGTCAAATAGAAACTGAGAATTACATCTGAAAGTCCGAAGAGACGGGAATGCCAGGGAAACTGAAAAGAGAGAATTTAAAATGAGAGCGTGGGCCCACCAGGATTCGAACCTGGAACCGACGGATTATGAGTCCGGCGCTCTACCGTTGAGCTATGGGCCCTAAAGCTGATTGAATTTAGAGCGAACTTCTCTTAAACATAAGGACAAAACAACAACGCTTCACATCAGGCTAGATTCATAAGAATGGTTATCATCCTAACACAAATCTACTAATATGCTTGCTTCACTCTAACATAGGATTTGTTAATCGCGATGTTGAAAATGATTGAGGAAGGTGAAATCGAGATGATTCGCAGCTAACATTAAGATCTTATTCAGTACTTATGGAAATAATCAGGGATCTAAAATGCGAGGGAATCCTCGGTTGCACTGCAATTCTCTTCGTATCAATATTGCTCTAAAAAATAGTTGCAAAATTGATTAGAGATAGACAATTTATAGCACTTAATTAAGTGAGTAGGAGTAGGGTTCAATTACAGAAAGTACTTTACTTCGGTCGAGTAAAATCGCAATCAATTATCATCATTAGGAGAATACAAATCATGGATAAATTACGAACTTACCTGCCACTCTTCGTCCTGATTCTGATACCGATCGGTCTGGTTGCTCAAGGGAGTGTTTCCGGTACGGTTACAGATGCTGAGACAGGTGGACCACTTGCTGGTGCAAATGTCGTTGTTGATGGTACAGATTTAGGCGCAGCCGCCGATGCCAGCGGCTCGTACCTGATCGAGAATGTACCCGCTGGATCCTATACTGTAACTGCATCAGTGATCGGTTACACATCTTCTAGCGAATCCGTTACAGTTGGTGCTGGTACCGCTGTGGTGAATTTCTCTTTATCCCCTGCTGTTCTGCAAATGTCCGGGCTAGAGGTTTTGGCATCACGAGCAGGAGAAAACACTCCTGTCGCATTTTCAAATGTTAGTAAAGCCGATATGGAATTCCGTCTTGGATCTCAAGATATTCCATTAGCTTTAAATGCAACTCCTAGCGTATATGCTACAGCCCAAGGTGGTGGTGCAGGAGATGCCCGTATAAACGTTCGTGGGTTTAATCAACGGAATGTTGCTGTTATGATTAATGGTGTACCTCAAAATGATATGGAAAATGGATGGGTATATTGGTCTAACTGGGACGGGGTTGGTGATGTAACCTCATCTATTCAGATGCAAAGAGGCCTCAGCGCTGTAAACCTTGCTGCACCATCTATTGGTGGTACAATGAATGTGATTACTGATCCTACAGCGATGGAGGCTGGCGGAATGTTCAAACAAGAACTGGGTGCAGGTAATTTCTTAAAAACAACAGCAAACTTAAGCTCAGGTTTATTAAATAATACGTACGCATTTAGCGCTACGGTTGTTAGAAAAACTGGCGAAGGTGTAATTGATAAACAATGGACAGATGCCTGGGCGTATTATCTTGGTGCAAGCTATGCTGTAAATGAAAACAATCGCTTGGAATTATACGCGATTGGTGCTCCACAGCGTCATGGTCAAAATCTATGGAAGCAAAATGCTGCGGCTTATAGCCATGATTTTGCAAAAGATGAATTGGGCTATTCTCAAGCTGCTCTAGATGCATTTGCTGAAGCTAGTTCCCATGATCTTCAACCTGGCGCCGAAAGTGGCAGATTCTATAGCCAAAATTGGGCAAAGGTTAGCGATTCTTATACAGGACAACAGTATTATGATATGTATGGTGCGAAAACAAAAGATCGTCATGACCCTAACTTTATTAATGAACGTGAAAATTATTTTCATAAACCACTAGTAAACTTGAATCATTTCATGACTATTAATGACCAAATGAGACTATCCTCTGTTTTTTACTGGTCTGGTGGTTCTGGTGGTGGCTCAGGTACTCATAGAAATAACGATGGCTTCATATGGGATTATTCTGGCCCTTCTCGTGTTTTCGATCTAGATGCAACAATTGCTATGAACCAGAGTGCTGAGACTAGAAAAGGCGAAGAAAAAGGTCTTGGTGAGTCAGATGCAATACTCAGAAATAGTATTAATAGACAAGATACATATGGCCTTATCTCTAAACTTAATTATGATTTGAATGATGAGACTACTCTTGAAGTTGGCGTTGACTGGAGAACTGCTGAAATCGAGCATGCCCGTGAAGTACGTGACTTATTAGGTGGTGATTATTTTGTTGAGACTCATGATGAGAACCGTCC
Coding sequences within it:
- a CDS encoding TonB-dependent receptor, which encodes MDKLRTYLPLFVLILIPIGLVAQGSVSGTVTDAETGGPLAGANVVVDGTDLGAAADASGSYLIENVPAGSYTVTASVIGYTSSSESVTVGAGTAVVNFSLSPAVLQMSGLEVLASRAGENTPVAFSNVSKADMEFRLGSQDIPLALNATPSVYATAQGGGAGDARINVRGFNQRNVAVMINGVPQNDMENGWVYWSNWDGVGDVTSSIQMQRGLSAVNLAAPSIGGTMNVITDPTAMEAGGMFKQELGAGNFLKTTANLSSGLLNNTYAFSATVVRKTGEGVIDKQWTDAWAYYLGASYAVNENNRLELYAIGAPQRHGQNLWKQNAAAYSHDFAKDELGYSQAALDAFAEASSHDLQPGAESGRFYSQNWAKVSDSYTGQQYYDMYGAKTKDRHDPNFINERENYFHKPLVNLNHFMTINDQMRLSSVFYWSGGSGGGSGTHRNNDGFIWDYSGPSRVFDLDATIAMNQSAETRKGEEKGLGESDAILRNSINRQDTYGLISKLNYDLNDETTLEVGVDWRTAEIEHAREVRDLLGGDYFVETHDENRPDGYQAGLGDIIVYHNTNTVDWLGFFAQGNYTKDALSAYGMAGFSSITYTHQNFFLAGKPKFEASPISAMQFKAGVMYDLGGAMSMLNAIPVIGKVSDQAKLYVNVGNVEKVPILDNVIDDNNGTISTDPLNETFTSLEAGLKFRSNDGSMWGNVNFYNTQWKDRNQVKYVASGSSDGADAMVFLTGVDQSHQGVELEANAQFNDMFSLMGAISFGKWEHDGDASGTYKNYDTGEQAKYDYALDGLRIGDQPQWSVVLGPTLTPMEGAKIQALWGKYARHFAEWGPSDREYDGTDADADRAQSWETPSYTKLDLHAYYDLPFSFDAGGKTVGLQAFLHVFNALDAVYVQDAVDNSGYNGYHDDGDHDASSAEVFLAHPRYFNAGIIFRF
- a CDS encoding YqgE/AlgH family protein, whose product is MSSTLSNHFLVAVPQLVGPFFAKSIVLIIDNSNQGSTGIVLNQPTDHTVSELNKNLKTSRRGNDRLFLGGPVDPSAAIVVHDEVYQGPDTKRVTDSLAMSKSLESLLTITQSESITFRCFIGYAGWASGQLEAEIALGNWLLNPVIPELVFTDQPEGLWDSVLSEMGLDPLTIGHGAFD
- a CDS encoding beta-ketoacyl-ACP synthase III, with translation MRQSHITGIGHAVPENVVTNADLEKLMDTSDQWITERSGVKERHHVRSDEETGASDLGVQAAEIALEMAGVTPDDIDLIVFATISSDYFMPGSAVMVQEKMGMQHIGAFDVRAACSGFIYGLSIADQFIRTEMHDNVLLIGAEVQSVALKLDTEHRDLAVLFGDGAGAVVLQPSHDDAGVLSTHLHSDGSHLKDLWLPAPGSKYNPFNSKELIDKDLHVPYMNGREVFKNAVVRFPEVIHEALDHNGLTLNDVALIIPHQANYRISQAVAKRLGVGMDRVYSNIHKYGNTTAASIPIAMSEAYADGKISSGDIVILAAFGSGFTWASAAIRW
- the recJ gene encoding single-stranded-DNA-specific exonuclease RecJ; its protein translation is MSIWNIKSPDQQTVQRLQKEFNAPEIIAKVMANRGINSLTDSKPFFDPSLDDLHDPFGMLNMNTAAENVAYHMENRKPIMIFGDYDVDGITGSSMLALTLKTLGADVSVYIPDRENEGYGLSKTGIDHAAEKGATLIITCDCGINAVDEVDYAKGHNIEVIITDHHTPDPRLPDAFAILNPRQHDCEYPFKGLCGGGVAFKLASAVAEVLDEDPFVAYQHLDLITLGTAADIVPLTDENRIITYHGLKQLKETDNPGLKALLETSNLIDKELTVGRLLFWVAPRINAAGRMGDANRAVRLLITEDFFEATQLARALDNENRSRQAVQQTIVDEAILMVNNEVDLENDKAIVLWKEGWHSGIIGIVASRIKEEFCRPTVIISVDGDEGKGSARSIRGFDLYQNLARCARHLIGFGGHPMAAGLTISAANLEPFREEFRKIADSTLSYDDLVNRLDIDGEMSLNVIDKRFMDFIRKLSPYGPGNMRPAFVSTEVKVSGTPKLVGKGNHLKFTARQNGISYDAIGFNLAEHYQHLITGNPVDLVYVVEENEWQGRKTIQLNVRDIKPTGVNQS
- a CDS encoding acyl-CoA dehydrogenase family protein, producing the protein MNDLFLTEEQIMLRDMVRDFAANEVAPVAEELDRDSRFPEEIVTKMVDLGLMGIPIPEQYGGAGMDHVAYATAVYEMGKVCASTAITIAAHTSLGTTPILLVGNEEQKKKYLPPLASGETIGAFGLTEPEAGSDAGATKTTAVLHGNEWVINGGKIFTTNAGVAGILTITAVVIEDGEQKGIGAFIIETDNPGLRIGPAEKKMGWKASDTRQLFFEDLRIAKDNLLGSPKEGFKTFLKTLTGGRISVGALSVGTAEGAYEAALKYSHEREAFGKQIHKFQSVGFKLANMATDIEAAKLLVYQAAKRYDRGENTIKEAAMAKLFASETAVRTTTEAIQVFGGYGYIKDYPVERYFRDAKVLTIGEGTSEVQRLVILREILKSIDKGTSAA
- a CDS encoding C4-type zinc ribbon domain-containing protein, with amino-acid sequence MGVLSELIKLQEVDSALMELEQLKGNLPRKVEEMIARIDHLAASIQRSEERLTEIDLEIRKIQGMESDRKTKVEKLQDQLYLVKTNREYDALMAEIDHLKKEIDDEELRELELSEEHDGLEEQLKLDKTQNEETATELVKQKAELEKTIQSTEKEYKTLTVKRTGILPNIDMRHMRLYDRVRQARNGVAVVPVTNHSCGGCHAHLTSQSIVEIRRSEGVTQCNSCQRMLFWSGN